TAAGATGATCTTCGTCGAGGGGTGTAAAGACCCGAAGGCGGTCTCTATACTCATAAGGGGAGGTTCTGAGAGGATCGTTGACGAGGCTGAGAGGTCGATTCACGACGCCCTTTCAGTCGTTAGAGATGTCGTACTAGAGCCCAAGATAGTGGCTGGAGGAGGGGCCCCGGAGATTGAGGCTGCGAGGGCTGTAAGGAGGTTCGCTGAGACCCTAACAGGTAAGGAGAGACTTGCGGTGATGGCGTTTGCAGACGCCCTCGAGGTTATCCCTGCAGCCCTGGCTGAGAACACGGGGATGGACCCGATAAATATACTCTCAGAGATGAAGTCCAGACACGAGAAGGGGGAGGTTTGGGCGGGTTTTGACCCATTCCGGAGGGAGGTAGCCTCCATGGATCTGATAAATGTCTACGAGCCTCTGAGGGTGAAGAGTCAGGTCATCAAGTCTGCTTCGGAGGCTGCATCGATGCTTCTGAAGATAGATGAGGTCGTAGCCGCTGCGAAGATGAAGCCTCCTAAAACTCCTCCCGGTGAGGAGGGCGGCCCACCAGAGTAGGTCTAGATGATCTCCCTGCTGAGTGAGGAGTTGGCCGATAGGATATTCATCGGCCCACCTAAGCTCACGAGGTTCGAGAAGGCGAGGATAATCGGGGCTAGGGCCCTCCAGATATCGCTAGGAGCCCCCGTTCTCATCGAGCTTCCCCAAGATGTCACAGATCCCATCGAGATAGCGAGGAGGGAGCTGGAGGAAGGTGTCCTCCCAATAACCATCAGGAGAACCCTCCCTGATGGGACTTTCCAAGATATCCCGCTGATCGACCTCATAAAGCCCAGAGCTAGGAAGAGCTAGCTGCAATCCTCCAGAGACTCCAATGTGAGCCTTTGATGAGTATTGAATCAGAGCTTACCTCTTGGCGTATAACGGCATATCTAATGGTAATTTCATCTTTCATCATCTTCATTACACAGAGGTTCATATATTCATTCGTAGACGCCATATTCGAGTTTTGCATATTTCACATCCCGGCACTGGTGGCATCTCTAGTATACTATAAAGTAGCCCGTGGGGGACAAGCCCAAAAAGGTAAATAGAGGACTAATTCCCCCATTAATTGTGGGATCGAGTTATGAAGTTCTCAAGGAGCATACTCTGTGTTGATACCCACTCCTCAGGGGAGGCTACCCGGATCATCTTGGGAGGGGTACCAAAGATAAAGGGTTCTACGATGAAGGAGAAGCAGTCATACTTCCAGAAGCACTACGATCATATCAGGGCAACTATCCTGAAGGAGCCGAGGGGTTTCGAGGGGTTGCTTGGAGCAGTGATCACCGAGCCTACGGTTCCCGAGGCCGATGTTGGGGTCATCTACATGTGGACGGATGGATACTTCAGCGCGTGTGGAGATAGTACATACAGCGTCTCAGCAGCCCTAGTCAACCTTGGAATGGTTGAGGTCAAAGAGCCTGTAACCGAGATAACCCTCGACACCGTTGCAGGACTGGTTAAGACAAAGGTTAGGGTTGAGAATGGAGAGGCCAAGGAGATAGCGATGATGGGGGTTCCATCCTTCTACTGGGGAACCGTTGAGGAGGAGGTTCCGGAGGTCGGAAGGGTGAGGGCTGACATAGCGTATGGAGGACTATGGTATGCCTTCATAGAGGCTGAGAGCATAGGCCTGAAGCCAAGTCTAGGGAACAAGGATTACTGGATCCCCCTGGGATGGAGGATCAGGAACCACCTAGCGGAGAAGGTAAAGGTTGAGCATCCAGAGTATCCAGAGCTGAACATACTCGACCTAGTCACATTCTACACAGAGCCCTCCAAGAAGGAGTATAACGCCCGTCATTGGAACGTCTTCGGACCGAAGCAGTCATGCAGGTCACCGGCCGGAACCTGTACCAATGCGAGGATGGCGGCTCTTTATGGTAAAGGGCTGTTGAAGCCTGGAGAAACTTTCATCGCTGAGAGCACCATAGGAACCCTTCACCACGGCCGCATTATGGGAGAGGTTAACATCGGAAAGTATAAGGGCATACTGCCAGAGGTCTCAGCCACTGCCTATATAACAGCCTTTAACCACATAGTCATCGACCCGAGAGATCCCCTTAAGGAAGGGTTCCTCTTCTAGCCGAGGCCGGCAGCCCCCGATCTGATTAACACCTTTTTATGTTATAATAAGTCTTGGTGAGGATAATTATGTTATACATCTCCGACGCCGATATTGAGAGGCTCGTATCGATGAGGGAGGCGATAGACGCAGTTGAGAAGGCCTTTAGGGAATACGCTTATGGGACAGCCGTCATGCCTCCGAGATCCACTCTCATGCTGGACAGTTTCGGGGGTAGCATCTCCCTCATGCCCTCCTACTTGAAGGGGGCCGGGGTCGTGGCGACCAAGATAATATCCATCTACCCCTCAAACCCTGAAAAAGGGCTCCCCACAACAGCTGCTTGGTTGGTATGCAACGATCCTGAGACGGGTGTGATGGAGGCCCTTATGGATGCGACCTACCTAACAGCACTTAGGACGGGGGCTGTGACTGGGGTTGCAGCCCGCTACCTCGCACCAAAGGATAGCAGAGTGGCCGCCCTCATAGGCTGCGGGGCTCAGGGGAGAACGCAAGCCATAGCCCTAGACGCGGAAATAAAACTTGAATCCCTGAGGATCTACGACCTCTCAAAAGAGCGTATGAGCCGCTTCACCACGGAGATGGAACCTATACTTGTTGGGAAGATTACTCCATGTGAGAGTGCTGAGGAGGCCGTTAGGGGAGCCGATATAGTGGTGACGGCTACAACCTCGAAGGAGCCGGTATTGCGTAGAAGCTGGCTGGGAGATATGGTGCACATAAGCGCCATAGGGAGCTTCTACCCAGACCATAGGGAGATCGATACCGAGACTGTCAGGGAGGCGAAGGTTGTGGTGGACAGCAGAGAGGCAGCTCTAGCGGAGGCGGGAGATTTGATAATACCGATAAGAGAGGGAGCTATACGCGCGGATCACATCTACGCAGAGCTCGGAGATATAATAATAGGAAAAAAGAGGGGGAGGACTGAGAAGGACAGGTTGACCATATTCAAGAGCGTAGGTCTGGCAATCCAAGACTCGGCTATCGCCAGCCTAGTAATTAAAAAGTGGCGTGAAGTATAAATACACAAAATTTATTCCATTTAAATAGCCCATCACTTTATCATTCTCTTCGATGCTTCGATTATCTAAAGTCCTCTGACAGCAAGTTTCTCCCTATCGATAGGCTTCAGGAGATGGGAAAAGATGAGTGGCTCCAATCTAGCACATTCAGATAATTCATATTAAATCTCAAGCTATTTAGGTTTAAGAACCTTAAGAAGCTAAGAACTAGATAATCTCAACTCATATAGGCCCTAAGAGGATCACCGAATATCTTTTGAGACGGTTGTTTACCATGTGGCTGATGGATCTTGAGGACTGGTCTCTTACTAGAGAAGGCCTTTACGATATATACGGGATAAAACCTTGAGGTGGAAAGACATAAAAATTGTTAACTAGGCACAATGGGAGAGGTGTGAGACTCTTAAACGTAGAAGGGGCCCGTACGGGTGTTTACATCTGTCATTGCGGAACCAATATAGCTGGGGTTATCGATGTAGGAGGGGTAGTTAGGTTTGCATCTAAGCTGCCGAGCGTCATCTTTGCAATGGATGATAAATACTTATGCTCTGAGACCGGCCAAGCTATGATAAGGGACAACATAAATAAGTATAATATAAACAGGGTCGTTATAGGGGCATGCTCTCCGAGGATGCATGAACAAACCTTCAAAAAAGCCGTCGAGGCCGCTGGCTTAAACCCCTATCTGCTCGAGATCGCAAATATCCGCGAACAGTGTAGCTGGGTTCATCTACACGAACCAGAAGAAGCGACTAAGAAAGCTGAAGCCCTCATCTCCGCGGCTGTAGCTAAGGCCAGGCTCCTCGAGCCTCTAACGCCTATGAAGTTCAAGATAACACCCGCGGCGCTTGTTATAGGAGGTGGAATAGCAGGGATTCAAGCCGCCCTAGATCTGGCGAATATGGGGTTTAAAGTCTACCTCGTTGAAAAGACACCATCCATTGGAGGCCATATGGCCCAGCTTGACAAGACCTTTCCGACGCTTGACTGTTCCACATGTATTCTTGGTCCTAAGATGGTTGATGTTGCTCAGCATCCGAATGTTGTTCTCCTCACCTACTCTGAGGTTGTGGGGGTTGAGGGTTATATCGGTAACTTCAGGGTGACCGTCGCCAGGAGGCCCAGATACGTCATAGAGAAGGAGTGTAATGGGTGCGGGGAGTGCGCTAAGGTCTGCCCGGTTGAGGTTCCCAACGAGTTCGATATGGGATTGGGTTATAGGAAGGCGATATACATGCCCTTCCCGCAGGCCGTCCCGGCCAAGTACACCATAGACAGGAAGAGCTGCATAGAGTGCATGAAATGCGTTGAGGCCTGCAAGCTCCAGGGAAGAAACGCCATAAACCTCGAGATGAAGGAAGAAGAAATAAAAATCGAAGTTGGAACCATAATAATAGCAACAGGATACGACCTATACGATGCACGGGAGTTGGCTGAATATGGCTATGGGAGATATGAGGATGTTATTACAAATCTAGAGTTTGAGAGGATGGTTAATGCCGCGGGGCCGAGTGGTGGAAGAATAATTAGGCCATCGGATGGTAAAGAGCCCAAGAGGGTGGGATTCATCCAGTGTGTAGGCTCTAGGGATTTTAGAACCGGGATTACCTACTGCTCAAGAATATGCTGCATGGCTTCTATAAAGCACGCCTACCAAGTTAAGGAGAAGATCCCTGAAGCTGAGGTCTATATCTTCTATATGGATTTAAGAACCTTTGGTAAGGGGTGTGAAGAGTTTCTTGAGAGGGTACAGCGGGGGGGCGTGATATTTGTTAGAGGGAGGACAGAGATTTACGGGAAGCCGGAGGCGAAGAGCCTCGTGGTAAGATTTGAGGACACATTCCTTGGAAAAGTTATGGAGATGGAGTTTGACCTGATAGTCCTAGCCGCAGGACTGGTTTCAAGGATAGACTCCGAGGATGTCCAGAGGATTTTGAAGCTTTCAAGAAGTCCGGATAACTTCTTCCTCGAAGCACACCCTAAGCTCAGACCTGTCGAGACACATAGCTTGGGAATATATCTCTGCGGTTGTGCTCAGGGTCCGAAGGATATCCCCGACACAGTAGCTCAAGCTAGCGCTGCTGCAGCCCAAGCGGCGATTCCATTGTTGGCTGGTGAGGTCACTGCAGAGCCCACGGTAGCATATGTTGATGAGGAGATCTGCGGTGGTTGTAGAATATGTGAAAGTGCCTGCCCATATGGAGCGGTGAGGGTTGAGGAGACAGATAGGGGTAGGAGGGCAGAGGTGAACGAGGCGCTCTGTAGGGGTTGTGGCACCTGCGGAGCAGCCTGTCCATCTGGAGCGATAACAATGCGTGGATTTACAAAGGAACAGATCTTAGCCCAGGTTGAGGCACTCCTTATGACGTAGATGGAGAGATGAAGCTCGATGAACGATTTCAGACCGGTTATAATAGCCTTTACATGCAACTGGTGCGCATATGCCGGGGCGGACCTCGCAGGCACGAGTAGGATCCAGTATCCAACGAACATCAGAATCATCAGATTAATGTGCACAGGTCGGCTTGAGCCCGAATTTATACTGGAGGCCTTCAAGCTCGGAGCCGACGGAGTCCTCGTCGGGGGCTGCCACCCAGGGGATTGTCACTATCTCGAGGGGAACTACAAGGCGGCCTATAGAGTAGCGATGGTTAAGGAGGTTTTGAGATCATTAGGCATCGAGCCTGAGAGGCTGAGGCTTGAATGGATATCAGCCTCGGAGGGGGGTAAATTCGCAGAGGTTGTCTCATCCTTTCTAGAGGAGATTAGAAAGCTTGGACCAAGCCCCCTAAAGGAGTTCAAGGGGGGATAAGTGGAGAAGGATGGGTGAAAGGTTGAAATTTGCGTTTTACTGGGCTGCGACCTGCGGTGGTTGCGATGTTGCGATCCTAGATCTCGCGGAGAGGATCCTAGAGGTCATAGAGATCGCCGAGATAGTCTTCTGGCCTATCGCCATGGACTTCAAATATAAGGACCTAGAGGCCATAGGCGAGGGCGGCATAGATGTTGCTTTCTATGATGGGTCTGTGAGAAACTCTGAACATGAACACCTTGCCAAGGTTTTGAGGGAAAGGTCGAAGGTCTTGATCGCCTTCGGCACATGTGCATGTTATGGTGGAATACCCGGTTTAGCCAACATCTCGGATAGAGATGAGATCTTCAAGGTCGTATACAGGGAAACACCCTCAACAGTGAACCCCCAACTCACTGCTCCAACAACATGCATAAAAATAGACGATGTAACGCTAACTCTTCCTGAGTTCCATGATTTCGTAAAACCTCTAAACCGGGTCGTTGATGTTGACTACTACATTCCAGGCTGCCCTCCACCCATCGAGCTAATATGGGAGGCGATCGAACGCATAAGAATTAACAAGCTCCCACCAAAGGGCTCTGTTATAGGTCCAAGATATTCATTATGTGAGGTTTGCAAGAGGAAGAGAGATGAACGAATCAAAATTAAACATGTAAGAAGGGTTTATGAGGGGAGACCGGACCCTGAATTATGCTTCTTAGACCAAGGATACATCTGCCTTGGACCTGCAACTAGAGCCGGATGCGCAGGTGGGGAGGGGGGGAGATGCTTAAATGTGAATATGCCATGCCGAGGATGCACGGGGCCCCCTGGTGGCATAAAAGATCAAGGCGCAAGGATGATCAGTGCACTGGCTTCGGTGATGGATCTGGAAATTCCACCTGAGAAGTTGAAGGAGATGTTTAAGGACCCCTTAGGAACATTCTACCGGTTCACATTGCCATCTTCGATTCTAAGTAGGAGGGTTATCAAGAAGTGATCGATCGAGGAGACTCCGGAGAGAGGGGGAAGGTTGTAACGATCTCCCCCGTCACGAGGCTTGAAGGCCATGCAAAGGTCGAGATAATACTTGATGATAATGGAAACGTGCAGGATACTTACCTTCAAGTGGTAGAATTGAGGGGCTTTGAAAGATTCTGCCAAGGGAGGCTTGTTGAGGAGCTCCCGGGGATCATGCCAAGGATCTGCGGTGTATGCCCAAGCGCCCACCACATTGCCTCAGCTAAGGCTGTAGATGCTGTTTTTGGAGTTGAGCCGACTGAGACGGCGAAGAAGCTTAGGGAGCTCTTCTACTGTGCTCACATCATCCATTCACATATAGCCCACTTTTATGTATTGGCAGGGCCTGATCTCCTAGTTGGACCTACAGGAGATCCCAGGGAAAGAAACATTTTTGGCGTTTTTAAGAAGCTCGGAATGGAGTTCGGGAGGCAGATCATCACGAATAGGAAGTATGCCCAGAGGGTTCAGGAATTGATGGGTGGTAAGGCCACCCATCCCGTCTTCGGCCTTCCTGGGGGAGTCTCAAAGCCGTTGAGTGTGGAGGAGAGGGACATCGTTGAAGAGATGTTCAAGTCTATGCTTGATTTTGCGAGCACGGGCCTGAGCCTATGGGAAGACTCGATATTGAAGCAAGGGAACTATGTCGACCTTATTAAAGGCGACGCGTACTACCTTGAAACATACTATATTGGGATGGTTGATAGAAACAACAAGGTGAACTTCTATGAAGGAGAGATCAGAGCCGTTGACCCTAAGGGAAGGGAGGCCGCAAGGTTCAAGCCTAAAGAATACCTAGACTTTATAGGAGAACATGTAGAGCCGTGGAGCTACCTCAAGTTCCCATTCTTGAAGAATATTGGATGGAGAGGCATTACTGATGGAGAAAAGAGCGGGGTTTACAGGGTCAACAGCCTCGCGAGGTTAAATGCCTCCGAAGGCATGGCAACACCCCTAGCTCAAGAGGCCTACGAGAAAATGTACGAGTTTTTCGGAGGGAGACCCGTCCACGCAACCCTAGCATTTCACTGGGGGAGATTAATAGAGACATTATACGCAGCTGAGAGAGGACTAGAGCTTTTGGCAGATCCAGAGATTATGGGTCAGGAGATTAAGGTAGATGTAGCGAGGCCTGTAGGAGAGGGAGTTGGGGTAGTAGAAGCCCCAAGGGGAACATTATACCACCATTACATAACTGATGATAAAGGCATTGTTCAAAAGGTGAACCTCATCGTAGCAACGGTCCAAAACAATGCGGCCATGAGTCTATCCGTCAAGAAGGCCGCAAGCAACCTCATAAGAGGGTGGAAGGTTAGTGAAGGAATCCTAAACATGGTCGAGATGGCTATAAGAGCATATGATCCATGTTTTGGGTGCGCAACCCACACATTAATAGGTCAAATGCCTCTAGAATTGAACATTCGCAAGGCAGATGGAGAAATCTATAAAACAATTATAAGACCATAGAGCTATTCAGGGCTATATTTTAAGTATTATTATAAATTTCAAAAACTTCAGTACATTGCAACGTGCCTATAAGTGTGAGACTGGGTTGAAGGTCTTGGTTTTAGGTGTGGGGAACCCAACGCTCGGGGATGACAGCTTAGGCCTGTACGTTGCGAGAGGGCTTAAAGAGAAGATCTCAGGAAAAAAATTGAAGATTGAAGTTGATATCGAGGAATCCAGTTTAGATTGGCTAACCATAGCTGAAAAGATGATTGGTTATGATGAAGCCATATTGATTGATACTTTGGTTGTAGTTGAGGAAAGATTGGAAGGAAAGATCTTTAAATTTGACCTTAAAGGGTCAGATGATCGACATAAGCGTTCCTACACACTTCACAACCTCGGCCTTCCATCAGCCCTTGAAATTATCAGAAACATTTCTCCCGAAGAAACTCCCAAAAAAATTATTGCAATTCTGGTTGGAATAAGAAAACCTAAAGAATATAGTGATAAATTAAGTCCAATTATTAAAAGAGCGGCACCTATGATAATTAAAGAAGTCTTAGACGAGATTTCAAAATCAAACAAACAATAAAATCTTCTGCCCCTTCCGCGAAAGGAGGAATTTGTCCATGACCGCCAACATCTCGACATAAGAGGTTCCGGCTAGTGGTAGGGTCTCACTGACGAGTTTGTATTCCAATCCCACGTACGATATTTTGGGTGGACTTGGCTGATGGTGCCTAGAATCATCTCCAACTCCTGGATAAGGCATCCTAGGGAGGACCCGGCACTTTATCCAAACGTTGAGTGTCTTTTTTAATCCAGTCTACGATTATTGGAGCTATTTTATAGAAAAGAGCGTTAAGAGTGCCTGCGCTTTTAAATAGTTAAGTTAAATTATTATTATAGTAGGAGCGTCCACTCTCTGAGTTTCCCTGTAAGGGATCTACTTTTAACCCTTGGACTTCTAGGGCTGTTACACCTATTAGCGCCTTATTTATTACATCTGAAATAAGCGCGGGCATGAGTTCGCTTTTTACCTCCAACTCTATCCATATCCTCGTGCGCTCAAGCTCCAGCCCTCCGGCACCAGTCTCAAACACAGACTTTCCTGTTAGCTTAAGATCGAGGTCGAGAGCCATCTTAGAAAGGGACCAAGGTTCAGTCCCCATACACCCTGAAAGTGCGGAGGGTGGGATTCGAACCCGCCAGATCTTGGAGATATCTCCCGCAAAATATCCCCTCTTTTTCTGTTTTAATTTATTTTTATGCTTAAATAACACATACCTATGCGAACTCTATGTGCAAAAGGTAGATTCGATGAAATTTGCCTAAAATTTTATTCCATTTGGATTTATTGTTCTATGATGGCATCTAAGCTCCAGAATCATAGCTTGAGAGTATAATCTTCCACACATTCAGGTACTGGAAGGCGACGATGCTCTACCATTAAACCAAACCCCGAGGGATTACCTAGGGTCCTCCAAAAATAGGCCGTGGTTGCATATTCTCGCCTTAAATTGGAGATATCCCCCGAAAAGCGCCCCTTTTTTCTGTTTTAGCTTATTTCCATCTTAAAATTATCATATTTAGATTTGCTTTCAAAAATTTAGGATCAAGGATTAGATAGAAGTTTCAGGATATTGAATTGTCGAAGATAAAAGTGTCAATCATTTCAATCTTTCTAAGAAGTTCTCTTTCAATCATTTAGACTAACTATAAACTAATATATGAAGTAATTAACTGTTCTGCTTTATGAATATGATTTGTAGGTTCGGGTTGATTTCCTAGAGAATTTCCGCAGACCTCTGGCCCCTTGAAACTCATATTGGATGCATTTTCTCTGGAGAGATTATGGTAACACTAATTTACGCGAGATTAGATGGTTCAAAGCTGAATAGGAGGGTGAGATCGAATGTTAATCGAGATTATATCGACAGTTACAAGCTAACTCTAATATGATTATAGAGTTGATGATAATAATTCTAATATTAAGAATTCAAGAAGATTATAAATGATATTGATTTGAAGAAAAAATAAAAAGGGTGGTAATGGGCTTCGGTTATTATCCTATTTAATGGATTTTCGTAAAGCGAGGTATGCTACTACAGCACCTATAAGAGCGCCGATTATACCTGTTGCAATCGATGTGTAGTATGCAGTAGTTATCGTATCCCTGACCTTTGCTATCTCGCTAGTGGTTGCATCTTTTACCTTTGCTATCTCGCTAGTGGTTGCATCTTTTACCTTTGCTATCTCGCTAGTGGTTTCGTTTTTCATCTTCGCCATTTCAACACTTAAATCCTCTATAGATTTTCTTTCTTCAAGGGATGTTATTAGGTTTGTAAGCTCGTTAACGGCTATGTCTATGGAGTTTATGGTGACTTGAGAATCGATTGTGTCTCCGGAGAGGAAGGCTAGACATCTTATCATGAAGCCGTCTGGACCATAGCCTCCTAGGGCAGCATCAACACTGCCTAGGTAGCCCGGCCAACCAATCTCACCCCTTAATGCGCTTAAAACAATTCCTAATCTTGTTTTGGTGAGATTTAGAAGTTGTAATAGGCCCATTCTTACCTCAGCGCCTGCATATTGGCGAGGAGGAGTCCCGTCTGGTGGAGTCCACTCTTCAACATATAGGAAGTTTATGTCCTCATTAACCCTTCGAATATTGGCTAAAACCATTTCTCGTAGTGAGTGAACTTGTTCGAGTTCTCTGTCAACTTCGAAGCCCCTCCTTCTTAGCTCCAATAATCGCTTTTCTAATGATTGGAGGCCATCCAGTTTAGATTGAAGCATAGACATCATATTTGTGAGTTTCGTACAGGCGTCGGCGACCTCCTTGCAGTTTTCTGATAGATCACTTAGGAACCATGACCATTTATCTTGAGGTGTCATGCCGAACGTTGACCTCTCCCTGGTGGTCACAGGTGTTACGAGTCGGTCTGGTGGCGATGGGAAGTCCTTTGAGATATCTTTTACAAGCCTTTCAACATCGCTCCTTAATGAGAGCACTTGTGATACGCCGTAGGATATTGGAAATGAGACCGGATTGAATGAGGGCTCAGAAACCTGCCAGTAGATTGCGTTCGCATAAATCTTGGCTTGAATATCTTCATCTCCCAGAAACTCTAGGCTGGGTCTGGTGCCTAGTTCTGGATGAGATCCTGAGACAACGACCTTGCCGTTCCCCATGTATCCCCCCATTATCGAGATCAATCCTTCTGAGATGCCCCTACCAAATAGAGTTTTCATCAATGTATCTCGGGTTGCATTTTTTTGAGCCCATACATTGGCATAGTACTCCATGAAGGTGAAGTTTTCAGTCCAATCATAGAATGATGCAAGGGGGATTGGATTCGAGAACCATTGATCTTCCCATACCGTCGTTCCATTTGGAAGGATTCTAGGCCACATTATATACCCCACTGGAACGGGTTTGAGCATTGGGCCTTGCCAGTGGACTACCGTAAAAGTTGTAGGTATCCCAAGCATTACAGGATGTTTGGGATTTTCATTTTTGAGTATTATTAAGCC
The genomic region above belongs to Candidatus Bathyarchaeota archaeon and contains:
- a CDS encoding DNA-directed RNA polymerase subunit K, whose translation is MISLLSEELADRIFIGPPKLTRFEKARIIGARALQISLGAPVLIELPQDVTDPIEIARRELEEGVLPITIRRTLPDGTFQDIPLIDLIKPRARKS
- a CDS encoding proline racemase family protein, with amino-acid sequence MKFSRSILCVDTHSSGEATRIILGGVPKIKGSTMKEKQSYFQKHYDHIRATILKEPRGFEGLLGAVITEPTVPEADVGVIYMWTDGYFSACGDSTYSVSAALVNLGMVEVKEPVTEITLDTVAGLVKTKVRVENGEAKEIAMMGVPSFYWGTVEEEVPEVGRVRADIAYGGLWYAFIEAESIGLKPSLGNKDYWIPLGWRIRNHLAEKVKVEHPEYPELNILDLVTFYTEPSKKEYNARHWNVFGPKQSCRSPAGTCTNARMAALYGKGLLKPGETFIAESTIGTLHHGRIMGEVNIGKYKGILPEVSATAYITAFNHIVIDPRDPLKEGFLF
- a CDS encoding ornithine cyclodeaminase family protein, whose protein sequence is MLYISDADIERLVSMREAIDAVEKAFREYAYGTAVMPPRSTLMLDSFGGSISLMPSYLKGAGVVATKIISIYPSNPEKGLPTTAAWLVCNDPETGVMEALMDATYLTALRTGAVTGVAARYLAPKDSRVAALIGCGAQGRTQAIALDAEIKLESLRIYDLSKERMSRFTTEMEPILVGKITPCESAEEAVRGADIVVTATTSKEPVLRRSWLGDMVHISAIGSFYPDHREIDTETVREAKVVVDSREAALAEAGDLIIPIREGAIRADHIYAELGDIIIGKKRGRTEKDRLTIFKSVGLAIQDSAIASLVIKKWREV
- a CDS encoding CoB--CoM heterodisulfide reductase iron-sulfur subunit A family protein; its protein translation is MRLLNVEGARTGVYICHCGTNIAGVIDVGGVVRFASKLPSVIFAMDDKYLCSETGQAMIRDNINKYNINRVVIGACSPRMHEQTFKKAVEAAGLNPYLLEIANIREQCSWVHLHEPEEATKKAEALISAAVAKARLLEPLTPMKFKITPAALVIGGGIAGIQAALDLANMGFKVYLVEKTPSIGGHMAQLDKTFPTLDCSTCILGPKMVDVAQHPNVVLLTYSEVVGVEGYIGNFRVTVARRPRYVIEKECNGCGECAKVCPVEVPNEFDMGLGYRKAIYMPFPQAVPAKYTIDRKSCIECMKCVEACKLQGRNAINLEMKEEEIKIEVGTIIIATGYDLYDARELAEYGYGRYEDVITNLEFERMVNAAGPSGGRIIRPSDGKEPKRVGFIQCVGSRDFRTGITYCSRICCMASIKHAYQVKEKIPEAEVYIFYMDLRTFGKGCEEFLERVQRGGVIFVRGRTEIYGKPEAKSLVVRFEDTFLGKVMEMEFDLIVLAAGLVSRIDSEDVQRILKLSRSPDNFFLEAHPKLRPVETHSLGIYLCGCAQGPKDIPDTVAQASAAAAQAAIPLLAGEVTAEPTVAYVDEEICGGCRICESACPYGAVRVEETDRGRRAEVNEALCRGCGTCGAACPSGAITMRGFTKEQILAQVEALLMT
- a CDS encoding hydrogenase iron-sulfur subunit is translated as MNDFRPVIIAFTCNWCAYAGADLAGTSRIQYPTNIRIIRLMCTGRLEPEFILEAFKLGADGVLVGGCHPGDCHYLEGNYKAAYRVAMVKEVLRSLGIEPERLRLEWISASEGGKFAEVVSSFLEEIRKLGPSPLKEFKGG
- a CDS encoding oxidoreductase; protein product: MGERLKFAFYWAATCGGCDVAILDLAERILEVIEIAEIVFWPIAMDFKYKDLEAIGEGGIDVAFYDGSVRNSEHEHLAKVLRERSKVLIAFGTCACYGGIPGLANISDRDEIFKVVYRETPSTVNPQLTAPTTCIKIDDVTLTLPEFHDFVKPLNRVVDVDYYIPGCPPPIELIWEAIERIRINKLPPKGSVIGPRYSLCEVCKRKRDERIKIKHVRRVYEGRPDPELCFLDQGYICLGPATRAGCAGGEGGRCLNVNMPCRGCTGPPGGIKDQGARMISALASVMDLEIPPEKLKEMFKDPLGTFYRFTLPSSILSRRVIKK
- a CDS encoding Ni/Fe hydrogenase subunit alpha — translated: MDRGDSGERGKVVTISPVTRLEGHAKVEIILDDNGNVQDTYLQVVELRGFERFCQGRLVEELPGIMPRICGVCPSAHHIASAKAVDAVFGVEPTETAKKLRELFYCAHIIHSHIAHFYVLAGPDLLVGPTGDPRERNIFGVFKKLGMEFGRQIITNRKYAQRVQELMGGKATHPVFGLPGGVSKPLSVEERDIVEEMFKSMLDFASTGLSLWEDSILKQGNYVDLIKGDAYYLETYYIGMVDRNNKVNFYEGEIRAVDPKGREAARFKPKEYLDFIGEHVEPWSYLKFPFLKNIGWRGITDGEKSGVYRVNSLARLNASEGMATPLAQEAYEKMYEFFGGRPVHATLAFHWGRLIETLYAAERGLELLADPEIMGQEIKVDVARPVGEGVGVVEAPRGTLYHHYITDDKGIVQKVNLIVATVQNNAAMSLSVKKAASNLIRGWKVSEGILNMVEMAIRAYDPCFGCATHTLIGQMPLELNIRKADGEIYKTIIRP
- a CDS encoding hydrogenase maturation protease, translating into MKVLVLGVGNPTLGDDSLGLYVARGLKEKISGKKLKIEVDIEESSLDWLTIAEKMIGYDEAILIDTLVVVEERLEGKIFKFDLKGSDDRHKRSYTLHNLGLPSALEIIRNISPEETPKKIIAILVGIRKPKEYSDKLSPIIKRAAPMIIKEVLDEISKSNKQ